The following coding sequences lie in one Yamadazyma tenuis chromosome 3, complete sequence genomic window:
- the GPI10 gene encoding glycosylphosphatidylinositol anchor biosynthesis (EggNog:ENOG503NV7H; CAZy:GT22; BUSCO:EOG09260UJK; COG:G), with translation MSADGHSWFQRTWRVSHVWWVVLVVRLVNAFSISTFFQPDEFFQCLEPAHRLVFGYGYLTWEWQQGLRSSIHPLIYAGAYKLVSLVTDNTVFVVSAPKVMGAILAATAEAHLYVFAKRYTNNEQMAKITVILSILNPFNWYVITRSFSNTLEMVLTTIGLAYWPWRSSDYRTMFVPCGFAFVSCIIRPTNSIIWLVLGVYFVAIVSLQSNFKLVAGLAVELSVIFGVSTLLDRLFYGFYTFVLYNFVEFNVIRNLSVFYGSSPWHFHIFQSIPIILTTYLPFFVHAVWKFKLYRDILGLVCMSTLLLFSCIGHKEFRFIYPLMPIFLLYSAYSVRQVYLKSRTFKAWAVLVIVLNVVIALFFTTVNERGEIDILDYLKSENVLDYLKSENVLDVGFLTPCHSTPWQSHLHDPRFNNSWFITCEPPLHLTGKDPQLLREYRDESDQMYDDPRHFVHTNFPPEIDSVADEFKYNWPARVVIFEAFVEMDEILKHLGYVECKRLFNSYFHWDDRRRGDLVVFCRPGGS, from the coding sequence ATGTCTGCCGACGGCCATCTGTGGTTTCAAAGAACCTGGAGGGTTTCCCACGTATGGTgggtggttttggtggtgcGACTCGTCAATGCTTTCAGTATCTCGACTTTTTTCCAGCCGGACGAGTTTTTCCAGTGTTTGGAGCCAGCTCATCGGTTAGTGTTTGGATATGGCTATTTGACATGGGAATGGCAGCAGGGCCTTAGGTCGTCGATTCATCCGTTGATATATGCTGGGGCATATAAATTGGTGAGTCTAGTTACAGATAACACCGTGTTTGTGGTGCTGGCACCAAAAGTTATGGGTGCTattttggctgcaactgCAGAAGCACATTTGTACGTTTTTGCCAAAAGATATACCAATAATGAGCAGATGGCCAAGATAACAGTCATATTGTCGATATTGAATCCTTTCAACTGGTACGTGATAACTAGGTCCTTCTCCAATACGTTGGAGATGGTTCTTACTACCATTGGGTTGGCTTATTGGCCTTGGAGATCGTCCGACTATAGAACGATGTTTGTACCCTGTGGGTTTGCGTTTGTGAGTTGTATTATTCGGCCTACAAATTCTATTATATGGCTTGTTCTAGGGGTCTATTTTGTTGCCATTGTAAGCTTGCAGTCAAACTTCAAACTTGTGGCCGGTTTAGCAGTCGAATTGCTGGTCATATTTGGGGTTAGTACGTTGCTAGACCGACTTTTCTACGGGTTTTATACCTTTGTGTTGTACAATTTCGTGGAGTTCAACGTGATCAGGAACCTCTCAGTATTCTATGGATCCTCCCCATGGCACTTTCATATTTTCCAATCGATTCCCATCATCCTTACAACGTACTTGCCATTTTTCGTTCATGCCGTTTGGAAATTCAAACTTTACAGAGACATCTTGGGATTGGTTTGTATGAGCACCCTCTTGCTATTCTCGTGTATCGGCCACAAGGAGTTTAGGTTCATCTACCCGTTGATGCCAATTTTCCTATTGTACAGTGCATATTCGGTGAGACAGGTTTACTTGAAGTCTCGGACATTCAAAGCATGGGCAGTGTTGGTTATTGTACTCAACGTTGTGATTGCCCTATTCTTCACCACTGTTAACGAACGAGGAGAAATCGACATATTGGACTACTTGAAGTCAGAAAACGTATTGGACTACTTGAAGTCAGAAAACGTATTGGACGTCGGCTTCCTTACCCCATGCCATTCCACTCCCTGGCAAAGCCACTTGCATGATCCCaggttcaacaactcctgGTTCATCACATGCGAGCCTCCGTTGCATCTCACGGGGAAGGACCCACAATTACTTCGTGAGTACAGAGACGAGTCGGACCAAATGTACGATGATCCACGCCACTTTGTCCACACCAACTTTCCCCCAGAAATCGACTCTGTAGCtgatgagttcaaataCAATTGGCCTGCACGAGTGGTGATTTTCGAAGCGTTTGTTGAAATGGATGAAATACTCAAGCACCTTGGATACGTTGAGTGCAAGCGTCTTTTCAACAGCTACTTCCACTGGGACGACCGACGCCGGGGAGACCTTGTGGTTTTCTGCAGACCTGGTGGTTCATAG
- a CDS encoding uncharacterized protein (EggNog:ENOG503NTZY), whose translation MTEPRSSSWSSFSKRTVNPRPSQTSLGAVQVSDPNPITDPIAPEPTETTTDPGASSDTPLRRWWFWSEPSSSAVDHLSESIHIQPTVSTETAVNTDSGSSWAGMFTAYTSTVAGYIYYREARGGTVITSESTPLLDSASAAATDTNATWFSWVWPGSRAVEEDPYEEYTNNVELYKSAKASIESSEDSSCYAYKGGVNSQFFVADHELAVWNTPTQTQPVRYNIKKTPVTPAEVQENTLQIVLTTGAAEAAEDEVVDHPTVGSKPGPAPPSKPKPKPNPTGVFPPIDLNFRTITWLTRLRLVGEKVIFQYNSSESHLYSLSPSQIRHRKLNKIRKIVIIGVHSFLPTKFVKSMIGQTTGNSIRVVDAATKAVEAWVRSDTEPGFESMYHIETIALEGQGTVSERVERSAALLNNWADLIHECDFLYVVGHSHGAIVAIELLAYLLRSESPISISGSKVGLLSMAGPINGPISQLETKIVVRAYTQRENEVLSELVQLSKPESAESERLQQALNTLVTHNVKVTLAASTTDQLVPIDSALATTWYHPNIYRCVYIDDGPISIPPFVASLWNLVLVARNIGHLEHGIAKDLSERCVGRPPGGGHNRIVSQAGVHETALRFALETTNLSRQRDLMVIPSAYDGQTSLYKLPWTVRELVHDVLQTKHITAFKLVEELVSSFQTWEDVGKQWKDFKFALEAIDNADGEELLT comes from the coding sequence ATGACAGAACCAAGGTCATCTTCGTGGTCCCTGTTCTCCAAAAGGACCGTGAACCCCCGCCCTTCTCAAACCTCACTAGGCGCCGTGCAAGTCTCAGACCCTAATCCAATTACCGACCCCATTGCTCCAGAACCCACGGAAACCACTACCGATCCCGGCGCTTCATCCGACACCCCTCTCCgacggtggtggttttggagCGAGCCATCACTGCTGGCGGTGGACCACCTTTCAGAATCAATTCACATCCAACCTACTGTCAGCACAGAAACAGCTGTTAACACGGACTCCGGTCTGTCCTGGGCAGGTATGTTCACCGCATACACCAGCACAGTGGCGGGCTACATCTACTACCGCGAGGCTCGAGGTGGGACTGTCATCACCTCCGAATCAACTCCTTTGCTTGACCTGGCATCAGCTGCTGCAACAGATACGAATGCCACATGGTTTTCGTGGGTATGGCCTGGTAGCCGTGCCGTGGAAGAGGATCCCTACGAGGAATACACAAACAACGTCGAGTTGTACAAATCGGCCAAAGCTTCTATCGAGTCGTCTGAAGATTCCAGTTGTTATGCTTACAAAGGAGGAGTCAACAGTCAGTTTTTCGTGGCGGACCATGAGTTGGCCGTGTGGAACACCCCAACACAGACCCAGCCGGTACGGTACAACATCAAAAAGACACCGGTGACGCCGGCAGAGGTCCAGGAAAACACTCTTCAGATAGTTCTTACTACCGGAGCTGCTGAAGCTGCTGAAGACGAAGTTGTGGACCATCCCACCGTTGGTTCCAAGCCGGGTCCAGCCCCTCCATCTAaacccaaacccaaacccaaCCCTACAGGAGTGTTTCCACCAATTGACCTTAATTTTCGTACCATTACCTGGCTTACCAGACTTCGATTGGTGGGAGAAAAGGTGATATTCCAGTATAACAGTTCTGAAAGCCACCTTTATTCACTTTCACCTTCTCAGATACGGCAcagaaagttgaacaagatcCGAAAGATAGTGATTATTGGCGTGCACAGCTTCTTACCCACCAAATTTGTCAAGTCTATGATTGGACAAACCACAGGGAACTCCATCAGAGTGGTGGATGCCGCTACAAAAGCCGTGGAAGCTTGGGTACGAAGCGACACTGAACCAGGATTTGAAAGCATGTACCACATAGAAACAATTGCATTGGAAGGTCAAGGGACCGTGTCTGAGAGAGTAGAACGTTCTGCAGCTTTACTTAACAATTGGGCAGACCTTATTCATGAGTGTGATTTCCTATACGTGGTGGGCCACTCACATGGTGCCATTGTAGCCATTGAACTATTAGCATATCTCCTTCGTTCTGAGTCTCCAATCTCGATATCTGGCAGCAAAGTGGGCCTTTTAAGCATGGCTGGCCCTATAAACGGACCCATTTCCCAATTGGAAACTAAAATCGTCGTACGAGCATATACCCAACGGGAGAACGAAGTTTTAAGCGAGCTCGTCCAACTTCTGAAACCAGAATCTGCTGAACTGGAAAGACTTCAGCAGGCCCTCAATACCCTCGTCACTCATAATGTCAAGGTGACACTAGCAGCATCTACCACAGACCAGCTTGTTCCTATTGACTCGGCGTTGGCTACTACTTGGTATCATCCCAATATCTACAGGTGTGTGTACATAGATGATGGGCCAATTTCCATACCTCCATTTGTGGCATCACTATGGAATCTTGTCCTTGTTGCCCGTAATATCGGGCATCTTGAACATGGCATAGCAAAAGATCTCTCAGAACGGTGTGTTGGACGTCCTCCAGGAGGAGGGCATAATCGGATTGTTTCTCAAGCAGGAGTACATGAAACGGCTCTCCGGTTTGCATTAGAAACCACGAACTTGAGTCGCCAACGAGACCTTATGGTCATTCCATCAGCCTACGATGGGCAGACGTCTCTCTACAAGCTTCCATGGACAGTACGAGAACTAGTTCATGATGTCCTCCAGACAAAGCATATCACGGCGTTtaagttggtggaggaaCTTGTTTCGAGTTTCCAGACTTGGGAAGATGTTGGGAAGCAATGGaaagacttcaagttcgCCTTGGAAGCCATTGACAATGCTGACGGTGAGGAACTCTTGACATAG
- a CDS encoding uncharacterized protein (EggNog:ENOG503PR1S) → MSRQIPMSDPESDGDLHPIELIAHSVLSGPLDSLNENFDSLHQSQVILLTRLKLIEERLQKFEDAHSTIDKKDVSAVLQRVKTIRKRLHATKKRMDKIDKRVDGMGERLDVE, encoded by the coding sequence ATGTCGCGGCAAATACCAATGAGTGATCCTGAGTCTGATGGGGACTTACATCCAATTGAGCTTATTGCCCACTCGGTATTGAGTGGTCCCTTGGACAGCTTGAACGAGAACTTTGATCTGCTTCACCAATCCCAGGTAATTTTGCTCACGAGGTTAAAACTCATTGAGGAGCGACTTCAGAAGTTCGAAGACGCCCACAGCACCATCGATAAAAAGGACGTGTCAGCGGTTCTACAACGGGTCAAAACCATCCGCAAGCGCCTTCATGCCACAAAGAAACGAATGGACAAGATAGACAAGAGAGTGGACGGTATGGGTGAGAGGTTGGATGTAGAGTGA
- the OST3 gene encoding oligosaccharyl transferase subunit ost3/OST6 (BUSCO:EOG09264R0D; EggNog:ENOG503NWTE; COG:O): MKVSLIQLMMGVMAYAACVLGGFTNEEMLAKVKKLGGKKVFQLKENNYEEFLNGPRDYHLMLVLSSTSSQFNCPLCVEIKPDYELVANSWFQDHPNGVGASSEGKDVYFLYAEFLNAKSLFQKLQLNNIPKAYYVAPSAASAPDAWTDELEEYQFFQGVHTELISIFLGDKTGHKFNVYVPVSYSKLGWTVFIVAVVVLWLKVFFKQFKVLLSSKLLWTVLSIITILLFTSGYMFNQIRHTPYFKQNPEGAVEYFAGGQQTQYAIETQIVSFIYGILSLLFVTLVKKVPTIEHPKVKLLATGLVTISIYAIFSVLLAIFGIKSPGFPFKFFKIFG, encoded by the coding sequence ATGAAGGTATCTTTAATACAATTGATGATGGGTGTAATGGCCTACGCCGCTTGTGTGTTGGGTGGCTTCACCAACGAAGAGATGCTTGCCAAGGTCAAGAAACTTGGCGGCAAAAAAGTATTTcagttgaaagaaaacaACTATGAAGAGTTCCTCAATGGACCCAGAGACTACCACTTGATGTTGGTATTATCATCTACTTCCAGTCAGTTTAACTGTCCGCTATGTGTGGAAATCAAGCCCGACTACGAGTTGGTGGCCAACTCGTGGTTCCAGGACCATCCTAATGGTGTGGGCGCTCTGTCTGAAGGTAAAGACGTTTACTTTTTGTACGCAGAATTTTTAAATGCTAAACTGTTGTTCCAAAAATTgcaattgaacaacattCCCAAGGCGTATTACGTGGCACCCAGTGCTGCTAGTGCTCCGGATGCGTGGACggatgagcttgaagagTATCAGTTTTTCCAGGGAGTTCACACCGAGTTGatctccatcttcttgGGGGACAAGACCGGCCACAAGTTCAATGTGTACGTTCCAGTCAGTTACAGCAAGCTTGGATGGACTGTCTTCATTGTGGCTgtggtggttttgtggCTCAAGGTGTTCTTCAAGCAATTCAAGGTATTGCTCTCTTCCAAGCTTTTGTGGACAGTGTTGTCgatcatcaccattttgttGTTCACCTCGGGATACATGTTTAATCAGATCCGTCATACGCCCTACTTCAAGCAGAACCCCGAAGGAGCTGTGGAGTACTTTGCTGGGGGTCAGCAGACGCAGTATGCAATTGAGACTCAAATCGTATCGTTTATCTATGGTATCTTGAGTCTTTTGTTCGTGAcgttggtgaaaaaagTCCCAACCATTGAACATCCCAAAGTCAAATTGTTGGCCACTGGTCTCGTGACCATCTCTATCTACGCTATCTTTAGCGTGTTATTGGCCATATTCGGCATCAAAAGCCCCGGGTTTCccttcaaattcttcaagatctttggtTAG
- the RIM13 gene encoding cysteine protease (EggNog:ENOG503NUCA; MEROPS:MER0005406; COG:O,T) produces MGRISDSWICCMDAIKLLNQMSKEDTEPYTQILSVFTLQLYDRLSKTSMPMDQKIQWINSKLHNTYFYPQIEFGGGLTSSMGPFVLPQTEPELELPSHLNAQYYPLEIDDWSAEMDHLAQLHQDVLSNCSLVSAILALVHSEGMLVDLVHPHAAAQNYTVTFTFNGTKRTVSVDNRLPLLPQDTQYLTIRSSNNLNLYWPALIEKAYLKVMGKGYNIDGSNMAYDGFMLTGWVPDIIMIKDGQLPVSHIKYLKNRNTTVMMGLGTGKISRVLSDKIGLVSLHDYTLLDFDETRNTVTIKNPWLHSTDKNRIIELPANGLFQFQFFYLNWNTDKLFQFRTTTSFIHSGDLTRDLLASRPQLSIENPSEQSHEVWLFLERFFTKDVEEVVIAMDIYASEGDKVLLSKQYNNVYAGEPTNARTSLVRFTMNPNTKYTVVVHCSVKCSMSLTVFHNVSNDFKIHRAKLKYTESLKITDEWDFINSGGNRSLTSYINNPQFDLEISQPSDLMITLIGESLLTFQVLHWNYAEKSRKMQHLDDLKLLCDEPYTAGAQGSTLKNLSPGIYRIVCSTQEPNVRVPFQLQVFHNLPSNEARISRVGGSLGLFTDNFRYDWNGTNRYKFMFSTKCYNRRFTFHLKHSSCNFMNPEGVSVYRPALRGSVFNLDTSQPLMVNEEWSSSLYGVFVEWTCRVPGNFVLLVERFEPGNGTLEIEVGCNGQFFSL; encoded by the coding sequence ATGGGAAGGATATCCGACAGCTGGATATGTTGTATGGACgccatcaagttgttgaaccaGATGAGCAAGGAAGACACTGAACCCTATACCCAAATATTGTCTGTATTTACCCTCCAGCTATATGACCGACTTTCCAAGACTTCCATGCCAATGGACCAAAAGATCCAGTGGATCAATTCGAAGCTTCACAACACATATTTCTACCCTCAGATTGAATTTGGCGGGGGTTTAACGTCGAGTATGGGTCCGTTTGTGCTACCACAAACAGAACCCGAACTCGAGTTGCCAAGCCATTTAAATGCTCAGTACTACCcacttgaaattgatgacTGGTCGGCAGAAATGGACCATTTGGCCCAACTACACCAAGACGTGCTTTCCAACTGTTCGCTAGTATCAGCAATTCTTGCGCTAGTCCACTCAGAAGGGATGTTGGTTGATTTGGTACATCCTCATGCAGCAGCGCAGAATTACACTGTGACCTTCACTTTTAATGGAACCAAGAGAACGGTTTCGGTGGACAACCGGTTGCCGCTACTACCACAGGACACTCAGTACTTGACCATTCGGTCCAGCAATAACTTAAACTTGTACTGGCCTGCTCTTATAGAAAAAGCATACTTGAAGGTGATGGGGAAAGGGTACAACATCGATGGGTCCAACATGGCGTACGATGGGTTCATGCTCACAGGATGGGTTCCGGATATCATCATGATAAAAGACGGACAGCTACCGGTTTCACATATCAAATATTTGAAGAATCGGAACACAACGGTGATGATGGGGTTGGGAACTGGCAAAATCAGCAGGGTGCTTTCAGACAAAATCGGGCTAGTTTCTCTTCATGACTACACACTTTTGGACTTCGACGAGACCCGAAACACCGTCACCATCAAGAATCCCTGGCTCCATAGCACCGATAAGAATCGCATAATAGAGCTTCCTGCCAATGGTTTGTTTCAGTTTCAGTTTTTCTATCTCAATTGGAACACGGATAAATTGTTTCAATTTCgaaccaccaccagtttcaTCCATAGTGGCGATCTCACGCGAGATTTGCTTGCCAGCAGACCCCAGCTCAGCATTGAGAATCCTCTGGAACAGTCCCACGAGGTGTGGTTGTTTCTTGAGAGattcttcaccaaagatgttgaagaggTAGTTATTGCAATGGACATCTATGCATCTGAGGGTGACAAGGTTCTTCTCTCCAAGCAGTACAATAACGTGTATGCTGGAGAACCCACCAATGCTAGGACCTCTCTTGTCAGATTCACAATGAATCCCAACACTAAGTACACGGTGGTGGTTCACTGTTCTGTCAAGTGCTCGATGTCCTTAACGGTGTTTCACAATGTGAgcaatgatttcaagatCCACCGGGcaaagttgaagtacaCCGAGTCGTTGAAGATCACCGACGAATGGGACTTTATTAATAGTGGAGGTAACCGTTCCCTCACCTCGTACATCAATAATCCGCAatttgacttggaaatttcgcagccatcAGACTTGATGATAACGTTGATAGGCGAACTGTTGCTTACGTTCCAAGTCTTACACTGGAACTATGCCGAAAAGTCCCGGAAAATGCAACATCTTGACGACCTCAAACTTCTCTGCGACGAGCCATACACTGCGGGAGCGCAGGGTTCGACATTGAAGAACCTCAGCCCAGGAATTTATAGAATTGTTTGTTCGACCCAAGAACCCAATGTGCGAGTACCGTTCCAACTCCAGGTGTTTCACAATCTTCCTAGCAATGAGGCAAGAATTTCACGAGTTGGtggatcacttgggttaTTCACTGACAATTTCCGCTATGATTGGAACGGTACAAATAGGTACAAATTCatgttttccaccaaatgcTATAATCGCCGGTTCACGTTCCACCTCAAGCACTCATCGTGTAACTTCATGAATCCCGAGGGCGTATCAGTATACCGCCCAGCGCTCCGTGGGTCGGTGTTCAACCTAGACACTCTGCAGCCACTCATGGTGAATGAAGAATGGAGTTCCAGCTTGTACGGAGTGTTTGTGGAATGGACATGTAGGGTTCCTGGGAACTTTGTGCTACTTGTAGAACGGTTCGAGCCTGGAAATGGCACACTTGAGATCGAGGTAGGCTGTAATGGGCAGTTCTTCTCTCTTTGA
- the ATG16 gene encoding autophagy protein 16, interacts with Atg12p-Atg5p (COG:U; EggNog:ENOG503P5FB) gives MSWTSDVLHGLEIRDEIEKRDSIYFTAFKQLSLTAQKPKGDTGNDGITLHSLISDKDVLINKMNTLHFEIQKLEEKLVHTNKLNRQLEKETAALKGKITSLTFEIAEKNKAIETINDELLSCNIQNNILSKTADDLTEENESLVQRWMERVKLDAEKLNDANELVQGK, from the coding sequence ATGAGCTGGACCCTGGATGTGCTCCATGGGTTGGAGATTCGTGATGAGATCGAGAAGCGGGACTCTATATATTTCACGGCATTCAAGCAGCTTAGTCTCACTGCGCAGAAACCGAAAGGTGATACTGGCAATGACGGTATCACTCTTCATCTGTTAATATCCGACAAAGATGTGcttatcaacaagatgaaTACCTTGCATTTTGAAATCCAGAAACTCGAGGAAAAGCTTGTGCACACCAACAAGCTCAACCGacagttggagaaggagACAGCAGCGTTGAAAGGCAAAATCACTAGCCTTACTTTTGAAATTGCTGAAAAGAATAAGGCAATTGAGACCATCAACGACGAGCTTCTATCATGTAATATTCAAAACAACATATTGAGCAAAACTGCCGATGATTTGACGGAGGAGAACGAGTCATTGGTGCAGAGGTGGATGGAGAGGGTGAAACTCGATGCTGAAAAGCTAAACGATGCTAATGAGCTCGTTCAAGGTAAATGA
- the PHO2 gene encoding Transcription factor (EggNog:ENOG503Q3MA; COG:K) yields MSEKAVRIWFQNRRAKLRKSERKGRSAHSGSIDSSRSNSVGTAERKQYSRFSINEKYCFIDCTSLSVGSWQRVRSGYYNEQLLKEGLFNLSPFTLNKVMLDFDLLVIVSKKNSEINYFFSSMSDTSRILFRIFYPIANILSCSLLDNNIEKECNELRVTLSHRPKFSVNFYNGVNSSSNQWSICDDFSEGQQVSSAHRDGGSYIPHVLVGTKDSICFLNDFILEQNQQHQGNYMMNDTNSSTGLEGGIEGGYEDEDRVNSQDQSKSNSDNDNMNDMNDMNGINDEFQFSNTHLGPIWNETNELKANGLSPLGQFDGHPVPERKPDLHANFHHNEIFSANTPDFVTASQTPNIISSLSGTTPLEGDRDMEQDTAPEPNRINTSPFQNINNQETFDAMPTDETFDFPLVNEYEVSEHSNIDSPVDTNIERFIDYNNYS; encoded by the coding sequence ATGAGCGAAAAGGCTGTTCGGATCTGGTTTCAAAACCGTAGGGCCAAACTCAGGAAGTCTGAGCGCAAAGGCCGGTCCGCTCACTCCGGCAGTATTGATCTGTCCCGTTCCAACAGTGTGGGAACTGCGGAGCGCAAGCAGTATTCGCGGTTCAGCATCAACGAAAAGTACTGTTTTATCGATTGTACGTCACTCTCGGTGGGATCGTGGCAACGTGTGCGGTCCGGGTACTACAACGAGCAGCTTCTTAAGGAAGgtctcttcaatttgtctCCATTTACGTTGAACAAAGTGATGCTAGAttttgacttgttggtgatagtGTCCAAGAAAAACTCGGAGATCAACTATTTCTTCAGCTCGATGTCTGACACGTCCCGGATCTTATTTCGCATCTTCTATCCCATTGCAAACATTCTCAGCTGCTCGTTACTAGATAATAATATCGAAAAAGAGTGCAATGAACTACGGGTGACACTTTCTCATCGACCCAAGTTCTCTGTTAACTTCTACAACGGGGTCAATCTGAGCTCCAATCAGTGGTCGATCTGTGATGACTTCAGCGAGGGCCAGCAGGTGAGCTCTGCCCATCGAGACGGTGGATCCTATATTCCCCACGTTTTGGTGGGGACCAAGGATTCCATATGCTTTTTGAACGACTTTATCCTCGAGCAAAACCAGCAACACCAAGGAAACTATATGATGAACGACACAAATTCTTCTACTGGGTTGGAGGGAGGAATAGAAGGGGGGtacgaagatgaagatcGGGTGAACTCACAGGACCAATCCAAGAGCAACAGTGATAACGACAATATGAACGACATGAATGATATGAACGGCATAAACGACGAGTTCCAATTTTCAAACACCCATTTGGGGCCCATTTGGAACGAAACCAACGAACTTAAGGCCAACGGGCTCTCGCCATTAGGGCAGTTTGATGGTCATCCTGTCCCCGAGAGGAAGCCGGATCTTCATGCCAACTTCCATCACAACGAAATCTTCTCGGCCAACACGCCGGACTTTGTAACTGCATCCCAAACCCCCAATATCATTCTGTCATTGTCTGGAACCACTCCTTTGGAAGGGGATCGAGATATGGAACAAGATACAGCCCCAGAACCCAACCGAATCAACACCTCGCCTTTCCAAAACATCAATAACCAAGAAACGTTCGATGCAATGCCGACCGATGAAACGTTTGACTTCCCTTTGGTTAACGAGTACGAAGTCCTGGAACATTCAAACATCGACTCGCCGGTGGACACCAACATCGAAAGGTTCATAGACTATAACAACTACAGCTGA